The DNA window TTGTCCTACTATTTCTTCCAACATGAAATTGGCCATTTTCTCAAGGTTAAATGGAGAAGTATTGTATGGTAGGGTTGGGCAAGGTCGTAGTCAAAACGAGGATATCTTATTGGCCACCATATACACTGGTCAAAATGTTCTAGTTTTAGGGGGTGGGTCAACAAAATTGGATGGTTTGATACATTTGATTGGAGTTAGGTGCATGGAATAGAACATTCAAATATTCCAACATATAGTGGCTTAGATGGAATAATGGCTTTGTGGTCTTACTTTATTGAGATTTGCTTATACTATACttcattcatttcatttaaatacAAGTAGTACTTAGCTAAGGACGTAGACTTTTGATATTTGATTGGTTACATAGTTCATTCATCCACTTTTCACCACCGACATCTACAAATCCAAACACTTCCAAACCAATTTACAGAGATTGTCCATTCATGAATCATGATAATAGATTGGTTAATACTCTCAAGCTTTTACATAATACTCTATATAGCTAAAATGTGGTTAAAAATACAGAATCTCAATCCAAAGAGCttaaaatacagaaaaaaaaatttagtctACCTTGCTTACcaaaaaaacaactaaaaaataaaacaaacaaatattgaTAAGTTGTCCTGCAAAACTATGCTATCAAAATTCCAACAGGGGCAAATACCTGTTAGCTTATGCTTTGGTAAGAATCAATGAATAAAcctaaataatttatatatacagCCGAAGCACACGGTGCATATTCCTACAACTTGTAATCCTCATGTAAATAACTTCGATAATGCGTACCCTCAAGCGTCTTCTCAATCTCTCCCCAGTTTTCGACCTGCGAAGACAACGATCCTTTGTGTATCTTCACCTGTCGGCTACTCAGCTCCTGGAGAGGAACCCTCAGAAAGTTCTGAACGTCGACTAATTTCTGCAGTAAAAGGAGATAACTTGAGCTTAAAGATGCAAAAAGCAAAAGTAATATAGATTTTGTTAAAATGTCTCTTACAGTTCGATTGTTTATTATATCCTCGTAGTAGAGGATGATATGGCGGGTGCTTTTAAAATACTCCATTGATTTATTAACGAGATCTTCCACTAGCCTCAGGTTCGGTATAAGCAAACTTGTGTTAACAACTGGCTTGTAACTGGCAAGTATCTCGGCCTGCATTGGTTATACACATTTTATGACCTGCATtatggagagagagaaaggtggTGTGAGGAAAGGACCTCATGGGTTGAGTGTACATGAGACTTGTGAGTGCCATTCAGTAGCTTGGCGTTCTGGTCAAAAGAATTTGCTAGGATGGAAATCATACGACGCAGCAGATTCCgtctaaaaagaaaaattgcaGAAACTCCTTTATAGTTGAAGTATTCCACTATTTCTTCATGATGTTGCATTAGTCCCTGCAAAAAGATGTACTACTATAAGAATATCATCTACAATAGAAGATATAGCATTTTGTTTCAAAAACAATCTAAAGTTAGTGTTAGTGTCTGCTAATAACTAATGTGATGAATAAAATCTTAGGCATTTACCAGAAATCTCAAGCCATTTTGGAGCCTTATGCAATTTTTTATCTCAACAACAAAGCTGAAAAACTACATAGCCGATCTCCAATTAAAAAATTTGACTGCCTGCCAACAAAAATTTCTAAAGGCAGGAGAAAGctaatatattttgtttataacaAAAAACACAGAAACAAATGTAGTTCCTGTTATTCTACAGATTCATATTTATTGCAGGGAAACGAGGAAAATTTATCACCAGTATCGATGCAGGTGGTCTTCTCGTGATTTGCTTTTGAAAAGcagttttgttttgattttgcatTTACTGGGAAACTTTCACAATTGCGATCATCGCTTGCCAAACTACAAGCTGGTATAAACTTGGAATAACAATTACATCAAGAACAGATATCGTTCACAATTCATGCTCAGACAATGCTTGTTCAGTTGTAAAATAGTTATAGACAAGAGCTGCACTATTTAGACAGGTT is part of the Salvia splendens isolate huo1 chromosome 6, SspV2, whole genome shotgun sequence genome and encodes:
- the LOC121807219 gene encoding uncharacterized protein LOC121807219 isoform X2, which encodes MLVLIFVLVCGVYICAVCLKQSGGHATVGLLNFSVAERPCDVTDIDPSEKPYVHFPKPETFSREECACNPVRYFAILSTQRSGSGWFETLLNSHMNISSNGEIFSVKVRRSNISTIVETLDKIYNLDWVTSASKNECTAAVGLKWMLNQGLMQHHEEIVEYFNYKGVSAIFLFRRNLLRRMISILANSFDQNAKLLNGTHKSHVHSTHEAEILASYKPVVNTSLLIPNLRLVEDLVNKSMEYFKSTRHIILYYEDIINNRTKLVDVQNFLRVPLQELSSRQVKIHKGSLSSQVENWGEIEKTLEGTHYRSYLHEDYKL